A single window of Leptospira koniambonensis DNA harbors:
- a CDS encoding CbtB domain-containing protein has translation MRSISVSKDFLGARLWLSGSFLVLVGFLAFSTIYAVGLEPMVYLHDTFHDIRHSTGFPCH, from the coding sequence ATGCGCTCGATTTCCGTTTCGAAGGATTTTTTGGGAGCCAGATTATGGCTTAGTGGTTCCTTTCTAGTTTTGGTTGGGTTTCTTGCTTTCTCTACAATCTATGCAGTAGGCCTGGAACCTATGGTGTATTTGCACGATACATTTCATGATATAAGACATTCTACCGGTTTTCCATGCCATTAA
- a CDS encoding CbtA family protein — MPLRSDLSDLLRAGIFSGLVSGLVLGILVCAWNLPLILEAEKFESKSASENSNAGHTHVHSHSHGEGHSHTKEQSNPTEVAEKDSLWQKRNLGTFIGSVLLGISFGVLVSVWMVLFPPFGFLENPSISKAIFLSFLFTIGGFLIFFGIPFVGLPPELPGRASGAYDYLERQAWWYLCVGSSLVGVLGSKVLLTYLNLHRLLKWAFVLVTVLFFVGLPFYIGVPEISEDFAAPKELRNQFEYVTLLTNLIFWYLLSSLFFLFWKPKQVLGFK, encoded by the coding sequence ATGCCATTAAGATCAGATCTTTCTGATCTTTTACGGGCCGGGATATTTTCCGGTCTGGTGTCTGGCCTTGTTTTAGGGATCTTGGTTTGCGCTTGGAATCTTCCTCTCATATTAGAAGCAGAGAAGTTCGAATCCAAATCAGCATCAGAAAATTCTAATGCTGGACATACGCATGTTCACTCTCACTCCCATGGAGAAGGTCATTCTCACACAAAAGAACAATCTAATCCCACTGAAGTAGCCGAGAAAGATAGTCTTTGGCAAAAAAGAAACTTAGGAACATTTATTGGTTCTGTTCTACTCGGGATTTCTTTTGGGGTTTTAGTTTCCGTTTGGATGGTCTTATTCCCTCCATTTGGATTTTTGGAAAACCCTTCAATCTCCAAGGCGATTTTCCTAAGCTTCTTATTTACCATCGGTGGATTTCTAATATTTTTCGGGATCCCATTTGTAGGACTTCCTCCTGAATTACCAGGAAGAGCATCCGGGGCTTATGATTATCTAGAAAGGCAGGCTTGGTGGTATCTTTGTGTCGGTTCCAGCTTAGTTGGTGTTTTAGGATCTAAAGTCCTTCTAACTTATTTAAATCTTCATAGATTACTAAAATGGGCATTCGTTTTAGTAACGGTATTATTCTTTGTAGGACTTCCATTTTATATTGGTGTGCCTGAAATTTCAGAAGATTTTGCTGCTCCCAAAGAGTTAAGAAACCAATTCGAATATGTGACCTTACTCACAAATTTGATCTTCTGGTATTTATTATCCTCTTTATTTTTTCTATTCTGGAAGCCAAAGCAGGTATTAGGATTCAAATGA
- a CDS encoding CbiX/SirB N-terminal domain-containing protein has product MKPKIAVLVLGHGSRETNSNLEFVSLVEAYSCTRPDLKISYAYVELAKPDLETALRDLSEEYSNIIIFPLFLYTSGHIKNDIPVVLDRIKSEFPDHSYKIANSLGIHSKMVSLLRKRAEEFSPLNKEQSSKTGVIIVNRGSSDPDANGDFYKTVRLFQEGNHFSFVLPSFIGITSPLLPDTLEMASKLRPEKLLVVPYFLFGGLLIQKISSLVQNFSEKFPWIKTELTSYLGPDPELFLVIDERIQDCISGKFSLPCDTCEYRAQLPGLSKKVGGLKALLWSIRHLETHNQAAPHLFPHRNLQKHIFVCDNIDCASKGSSALVARMRSILKLQGRHLDFKISRSSCMGRCGEGPVVVVYPDGVWYQKVNVEDAEDLVSEHLLQDRLVSRLVDNIMQ; this is encoded by the coding sequence ATGAAACCTAAAATTGCAGTTCTGGTGCTGGGTCACGGCAGTAGAGAAACAAATTCCAATCTAGAATTCGTTTCATTGGTAGAAGCATATTCATGCACTCGGCCTGATCTAAAAATTTCCTACGCTTATGTAGAACTTGCAAAACCCGATCTGGAAACTGCGCTCAGAGATCTTAGTGAAGAGTATTCAAATATTATAATATTTCCTTTGTTTCTATACACATCTGGTCATATTAAAAATGATATTCCGGTCGTGTTGGACAGAATTAAATCGGAGTTCCCGGATCATTCTTATAAGATAGCAAATAGTTTAGGTATCCATTCTAAAATGGTATCTTTGCTTAGGAAACGTGCAGAAGAGTTTTCACCTTTAAACAAAGAGCAATCCTCTAAGACAGGCGTGATCATAGTAAACAGAGGTTCCTCTGATCCGGATGCAAACGGTGACTTTTATAAAACAGTTCGTTTATTCCAAGAAGGAAATCATTTCTCCTTTGTTCTTCCTTCCTTTATAGGGATCACCAGCCCTCTTCTTCCAGACACTTTGGAGATGGCTTCCAAATTAAGACCGGAAAAACTTCTGGTGGTCCCCTACTTTTTATTCGGCGGATTATTGATCCAAAAAATTTCCTCCTTGGTCCAAAACTTTTCTGAAAAATTTCCTTGGATCAAAACAGAACTCACCTCTTATCTTGGACCCGATCCAGAACTATTTTTAGTCATAGATGAAAGGATACAAGATTGTATCTCCGGAAAATTCTCCCTTCCTTGTGATACTTGTGAATACAGAGCACAACTTCCTGGCCTTTCTAAAAAAGTAGGAGGATTGAAGGCTCTCCTATGGAGTATCCGTCATCTGGAAACTCATAACCAAGCAGCACCTCATCTATTCCCTCATCGTAATTTACAAAAGCATATATTTGTTTGCGATAATATAGATTGCGCAAGCAAAGGAAGTTCTGCCTTAGTCGCTCGAATGAGATCTATTTTAAAATTACAAGGAAGACATTTGGATTTCAAAATTTCTCGCTCTTCCTGTATGGGGAGATGCGGAGAAGGTCCAGTAGTTGTAGTCTATCCGGACGGAGTTTGGTACCAAAAAGTAAATGTCGAAGATGCAGAAGACCTCGTTTCGGAACATCTTCTTCAAGATAGACTCGTTTCTCGTTTAGTAGATAATATTATGCAATAG
- a CDS encoding SDR family NAD(P)-dependent oxidoreductase, protein MSFSRYKGKKVFITGGSAGIGKGIAIQLAKAGASVIVSARGKSNLEKTVQELKSVGAPTAVFGFAVLDVSDKKALEKEAKKAIETLGGLDLLICSSGFAKAGEASDLDDEVYRNLMDVNFFGHVNSALAFSDHFSKQKSGEIVFLASTLAFFSIYGYGAYSASKFAIVGFAQGFRQEMMLHGVKVKLFLPPTTDTPGLEKENTDKPELSKEIEMGSALNRVHAIDSVAKAILKWIPNNKFIGYTGWDSWLQYFLFRHFPEFSIRLTDSELKAAQSRLDKKKQKV, encoded by the coding sequence ATGTCATTCAGCAGATACAAAGGCAAAAAAGTATTTATAACAGGTGGTTCCGCGGGCATAGGCAAAGGAATTGCGATCCAATTAGCAAAGGCAGGAGCAAGTGTAATCGTTTCTGCCAGAGGAAAATCTAACTTAGAAAAGACTGTCCAAGAGTTAAAGTCTGTAGGAGCTCCAACAGCTGTTTTTGGATTCGCAGTTTTGGATGTTTCTGATAAAAAAGCCCTCGAAAAAGAGGCCAAAAAGGCAATCGAGACTTTAGGTGGATTAGACCTTTTAATCTGTAGCAGTGGTTTTGCTAAGGCCGGAGAAGCTTCCGACCTTGATGACGAAGTTTATAGAAATCTAATGGATGTAAACTTTTTCGGTCATGTAAACAGCGCACTCGCATTTAGTGATCATTTTTCCAAACAAAAAAGCGGAGAGATTGTATTCTTAGCCTCCACTCTTGCATTTTTTTCTATCTATGGATACGGAGCTTATTCTGCGAGTAAGTTTGCGATCGTAGGTTTTGCTCAAGGTTTCCGCCAAGAGATGATGCTTCATGGAGTTAAGGTAAAATTATTCCTTCCTCCTACAACTGACACTCCTGGTTTAGAAAAAGAAAATACTGATAAACCTGAATTGAGTAAAGAGATCGAAATGGGTTCCGCGTTAAATAGAGTTCATGCAATCGATTCAGTAGCAAAGGCAATCCTAAAATGGATCCCAAACAATAAGTTCATTGGATACACAGGTTGGGATTCTTGGCTTCAATATTTTCTATTTAGACATTTTCCTGAATTCAGTATCAGACTTACTGATTCTGAATTAAAAGCTGCCCAGTCCAGGCTGGATAAGAAAAAACAAAAAGTATAA